Proteins encoded in a region of the Candidatus Moanabacter tarae genome:
- the nadE gene encoding Glutamine-dependent NAD(+) synthetase, translating to MKIGIAQINTTVGDLEGNRNRIIESYRDLCARGAELVVSPELVISGYPPRDLIFKSRFVVDNEASVEQLAQEVDEVPLLAGYVAKNESANGRNFFNASAWCEHGKVRKVSKKCLLPTYDVFDEDRYFQPSNKPQVVEYKGHRIGVTICEDIWTAPSVKTRRRYESDPLKFLETQRLDLLLNLSASPWHYGKDSYREEIVLNAAARCRCKVVYCNAVGGNDELVFDGHSLIADERGEILCGLDGFSEELAVFDTESKETTISSNFRQSEMADIHDALVLGLRDYAHKSGFKKALIGLSGGIDSSVTAVIAVNALGRENVIGISLPSSISSGHSRDDAAALARELGIEYQSVPIANIVASAEETLRPIFKGLPPDVTEENLQARSRGLLLMAISNKMGALLLTTGNKSELAVGYCTLYGDMCGGLAVISDLPKVKVYELARWLNRDEEIIPENSISKPPSAELRPDQKDEDSLPPYEELDVILQRYVEEGESAEEIVAAGFGEVVVRDIIRKVDLNEYKRKQAAPGLKITPLAFGVGRRIPIVQRYVS from the coding sequence ATGAAAATCGGTATTGCTCAGATTAACACAACGGTCGGCGATTTAGAGGGAAATCGAAACAGGATCATCGAAAGCTACCGTGATCTTTGTGCGAGGGGCGCCGAGCTGGTGGTTTCTCCAGAACTCGTCATCAGTGGCTACCCGCCCAGAGACTTGATTTTCAAGTCGAGGTTCGTTGTGGATAATGAAGCATCGGTCGAACAATTAGCACAAGAAGTTGATGAAGTTCCGCTCTTGGCGGGCTATGTAGCCAAAAACGAATCTGCTAACGGGCGGAATTTTTTCAATGCCTCGGCCTGGTGTGAACACGGCAAGGTCCGAAAAGTGTCGAAAAAATGTCTCCTCCCGACTTACGATGTATTCGATGAAGACCGCTATTTTCAACCCAGTAACAAACCTCAAGTCGTGGAATACAAGGGCCACCGGATTGGAGTCACGATCTGCGAGGATATTTGGACAGCCCCTTCGGTAAAAACGCGGCGCCGCTACGAGAGTGATCCTCTCAAATTTCTCGAAACGCAGCGCCTCGATCTTCTCCTAAATCTTTCGGCCAGCCCCTGGCACTACGGGAAAGACTCGTATCGAGAAGAAATTGTCTTGAATGCCGCAGCTCGATGCCGGTGTAAAGTCGTCTATTGCAATGCGGTTGGAGGAAATGACGAACTAGTTTTTGACGGACACAGCTTAATAGCGGATGAGAGGGGGGAAATTCTTTGTGGCCTTGATGGATTCTCTGAGGAACTGGCCGTATTTGATACCGAGTCGAAAGAGACCACCATCTCCTCGAATTTCCGGCAGTCTGAGATGGCGGATATCCACGACGCTCTCGTTCTCGGTCTCCGGGACTATGCCCACAAGAGCGGATTCAAGAAAGCTTTGATTGGGCTGAGCGGAGGAATTGACTCATCGGTGACAGCGGTAATTGCTGTGAACGCATTAGGTCGAGAAAACGTAATCGGGATAAGCCTTCCTTCCTCAATTTCCAGCGGGCACAGTCGAGATGATGCGGCTGCCCTAGCGCGGGAACTCGGCATTGAGTATCAATCGGTGCCCATCGCGAACATTGTGGCCTCAGCCGAGGAAACACTTCGGCCAATATTTAAGGGTCTTCCGCCGGATGTCACTGAGGAGAATCTTCAAGCGCGCAGTAGAGGTCTCTTACTCATGGCAATATCAAATAAAATGGGAGCCCTACTACTTACAACCGGGAACAAGAGTGAACTCGCGGTCGGATACTGCACTCTTTACGGAGACATGTGCGGAGGCTTAGCGGTGATCTCAGATCTTCCAAAGGTAAAGGTGTATGAACTAGCCAGGTGGCTCAACCGCGATGAAGAGATCATTCCCGAAAATTCAATTAGCAAACCCCCTTCGGCTGAACTTCGTCCCGATCAAAAGGATGAAGACTCACTCCCGCCTTATGAGGAGCTCGATGTAATTCTGCAGCGCTACGTAGAAGAGGGAGAATCAGCTGAAGAGATCGTTGCTGCAGGCTTCGGGGAGGTGGTAGTTCGCGATATAATTCGAAAAGTGGATCTAAATGAGTACAAAAGAAAACAAGCCGCCCCTGGTCTAAAAATCACTCCGTTAGCGTTTGGGGTTGGCCGTCGCATCCCAATCGTCCAGAGGTATGTAAGTTAG
- the hemL_3 gene encoding Glutamate-1-semialdehyde 2,1-aminomutase → MEKSNHLFQRALNVIPGGVNSPVRAFRSVGGSPFFTKSADGATLTTVDDRKLIDFVSTWGPAIHGHNHPRIKAAIIEALENGTSFGTPNPYEVEMAELIVKMVPSVEKVRMCNSGTEATMACIRLARGFTGRDKIIKFAGCYHGHVDSLLVKAGSGALTFGHPDSAGVPRSIAEESIICRFNDIQSLEASFKEFGQQIAAIIIEPYPANNCLILPENRFLQSLREICTAYGSLLIFDEVMTGFRIALGGVQEKEGIVPDLTALGKIIGGGLPVGAFGGKSEIIDSLAPEGPVYQAGTLSGNPLAMSAGITALKLLREQNPYDHLDQMGRNLKQVILDQAQLKGVPLQFPQAGSMFAMIFSDKPVRNFSDTAKIDPNRFGKIFHYALNNGVYLPPSAFETCFISTAHTEEILAKSSEVISMGIRSL, encoded by the coding sequence ATGGAAAAATCCAATCACCTTTTCCAGAGAGCGCTCAATGTCATCCCGGGAGGAGTAAATTCTCCAGTACGCGCATTTCGCTCCGTCGGAGGTTCTCCTTTCTTTACCAAAAGTGCCGATGGAGCGACCCTAACCACTGTTGATGACAGGAAGCTGATCGATTTTGTATCAACCTGGGGCCCAGCAATACACGGCCACAACCACCCTCGTATCAAGGCGGCCATAATCGAGGCTCTCGAGAACGGCACTAGCTTTGGGACGCCCAACCCTTACGAAGTAGAAATGGCCGAGCTTATCGTTAAGATGGTTCCCTCCGTGGAAAAGGTCCGCATGTGCAACAGCGGCACTGAAGCCACTATGGCCTGTATTCGACTGGCCCGAGGGTTTACCGGGCGAGACAAAATTATAAAGTTCGCTGGATGTTACCATGGTCACGTAGACTCCCTTCTGGTGAAGGCGGGATCAGGGGCGCTTACCTTTGGGCATCCGGACAGTGCTGGCGTCCCTCGCTCGATAGCGGAAGAATCAATAATTTGTAGATTCAATGATATCCAGTCCCTGGAAGCTTCCTTCAAAGAGTTTGGGCAACAAATCGCGGCGATCATTATCGAGCCTTATCCTGCCAACAACTGTCTCATCTTACCCGAAAACAGATTCCTTCAATCCCTCCGTGAAATCTGTACCGCATACGGGAGCCTTTTAATATTTGACGAAGTGATGACAGGTTTTCGAATTGCACTGGGAGGTGTGCAGGAGAAAGAGGGCATAGTTCCCGACCTTACCGCTCTGGGCAAGATCATCGGCGGGGGGCTCCCCGTAGGTGCCTTTGGCGGAAAATCTGAGATTATTGACAGTCTGGCGCCTGAGGGCCCTGTCTATCAAGCGGGAACATTGAGTGGAAACCCGCTCGCCATGTCGGCTGGGATCACTGCCTTAAAACTTCTTCGAGAACAGAACCCGTATGACCACCTTGATCAAATGGGTCGAAACTTGAAGCAGGTGATTCTCGATCAGGCTCAGTTAAAAGGGGTTCCCCTTCAATTTCCACAAGCAGGCTCCATGTTCGCAATGATTTTCTCTGATAAACCGGTGCGCAATTTTTCCGACACTGCTAAAATTGATCCCAACCGATTTGGGAAAATATTCCATTACGCGCTGAATAACGGTGTCTATCTACCACCTTCCGCATTCGAAACCTGTTTCATCAGCACAGCTCATACCGAAGAAATACTAGCCAAATCTTCCGAGGTTATTTCCATGGGAATTCGATCTCTCTAG
- the tolC gene encoding Outer membrane protein TolC yields the protein MIINTWGPSLSRNLTFWFRSAVYLMLLLLGFSFGKVHGAKVKITLEEAFRLVETENFRILLEQEVVEEALQTALASRSALLPAFDLQGAQHRTQFVNVGRGFDSPNPPPRNRFYAKIFGRMPLFNPNRLGVWRLAKLDHQISEINYEGAVQLVLSETAIVYFTHLRNLHRVRLLDANIERDNLLLDLAKSQFQAGIATQIDVARVEVQLASDQRERMQQSTVVLESELRIKRLLNIDLDSKIALETLDGTKEQVWHAYSIGIDQIFDARPDFRRASMELERERAALKMAKREKLPSVELFGEWGWATAAIFDGQEENAWLAGLSFRIPIFEGFRIRANSLRVGARMRAKEYVLRDLENHLESAYRLAIQEVESRFKQIAISKKKVSLSQQELELAQTRFMEGVADNRDAIDAQANLTGSNDELLESIFLYNIGRLSLAQILGDVRLLLQD from the coding sequence ATGATAATTAATACGTGGGGACCCTCACTCTCTCGAAACCTTACTTTTTGGTTTAGAAGTGCCGTCTACCTAATGCTTCTGTTATTAGGCTTTTCATTTGGTAAGGTCCATGGGGCGAAGGTGAAGATCACTCTTGAAGAGGCATTCCGATTGGTCGAAACCGAAAATTTCCGGATCTTGTTGGAACAAGAAGTTGTGGAAGAGGCGCTTCAAACGGCCCTTGCCTCTCGTTCGGCCTTACTTCCGGCTTTTGATTTGCAGGGTGCGCAACATAGGACCCAGTTTGTTAATGTTGGACGTGGATTCGATTCTCCAAATCCGCCTCCTAGGAATCGGTTCTACGCCAAAATCTTTGGGAGGATGCCGCTTTTTAATCCCAATCGTTTAGGAGTTTGGCGGCTGGCGAAACTCGACCATCAGATTTCAGAGATAAACTATGAAGGTGCGGTACAACTTGTTCTTTCCGAGACGGCGATTGTTTATTTCACACATTTACGAAACCTGCACCGAGTTAGGCTACTTGACGCCAACATAGAGCGTGACAATCTCTTGCTTGATTTGGCAAAAAGTCAATTTCAGGCTGGAATTGCGACCCAAATAGATGTGGCTCGGGTGGAGGTCCAACTGGCGTCTGACCAGAGGGAACGAATGCAACAAAGTACGGTTGTGCTTGAAAGTGAGTTGAGAATCAAGCGTTTGCTGAATATTGATCTCGATTCCAAGATTGCTCTCGAAACGCTTGATGGGACAAAGGAACAGGTTTGGCATGCATATAGTATTGGGATTGACCAAATTTTTGATGCTAGGCCAGATTTTCGACGGGCTTCAATGGAACTAGAGAGGGAGAGAGCCGCCCTCAAGATGGCCAAAAGGGAAAAACTGCCGAGTGTGGAGCTCTTCGGGGAATGGGGATGGGCCACTGCTGCAATTTTCGATGGCCAGGAGGAGAATGCCTGGTTAGCCGGACTATCGTTTCGGATTCCTATCTTCGAAGGATTCAGGATTCGGGCAAACAGCCTCAGGGTAGGTGCCAGAATGCGGGCTAAAGAATATGTCTTACGCGATTTAGAAAATCACCTTGAATCGGCCTATAGACTCGCAATTCAAGAAGTGGAGTCCCGGTTTAAACAGATTGCTATATCAAAAAAGAAAGTTTCCTTAAGCCAACAGGAATTGGAGCTGGCTCAGACCCGATTTATGGAAGGGGTGGCAGACAATAGGGATGCAATCGATGCTCAAGCGAACCTGACGGGTTCTAATGACGAGTTGCTTGAGTCCATTTTTCTCTATAATATTGGACGACTCAGTTTAGCCCAGATTCTCGGTGATGTTCGATTGCTTCTTCAAGATTAA